From one Nitrospira sp. MA-1 genomic stretch:
- the cobD gene encoding threonine-phosphate decarboxylase CobD translates to MVTQPVVHGGRVHQVAKAFRRSVDSFMDFSASINPLGPPASVLRAMQQAIPACGHYPDPSAEGLRKRLAKEHGISSDSIALGNGSSELIRNLPLALSLRHGYVAAPTFMEYEESLYLAGARCTHVLATSGEQYAPPMEELSLLVDAICFSSQKAACKDGESHTAVFVCNPNSPTGRVVTARSLRTLYRKIEEAGLWMVVDEAFIDFCPSYSLIKEISTARRLLILRSFTKFYGMPGIRLGYLVGAPETVARIRRLLPPWSVSHFAQVAGVAAVGDVRYRQRSVKFMRQERPRFIRQLRAVSGLRVIPTSANFVMVELPSTCVTAGLVARLARQGILVRDCQTFSGMTQPALRLAIRHPRDNNRVIHALKKALREGWD, encoded by the coding sequence GTGGTGACGCAGCCGGTTGTGCATGGAGGGCGGGTTCATCAGGTCGCGAAGGCGTTCCGACGATCCGTGGATTCCTTTATGGATTTTAGTGCCAGTATTAATCCCTTGGGTCCACCCGCTTCCGTGTTGAGGGCTATGCAGCAAGCCATACCCGCCTGCGGGCATTATCCCGATCCTTCCGCTGAAGGGTTGCGTAAACGACTGGCCAAAGAGCATGGAATCTCATCGGACTCGATTGCGTTGGGTAACGGGTCGTCCGAATTGATTCGGAATTTACCTCTGGCTTTATCCCTTCGGCATGGATATGTGGCAGCTCCTACGTTTATGGAGTATGAGGAATCTCTTTATTTAGCAGGTGCGCGTTGTACGCATGTCCTGGCCACCTCCGGCGAACAGTATGCTCCTCCTATGGAAGAGCTTTCGCTTCTCGTGGACGCGATTTGCTTTAGTTCTCAGAAGGCCGCGTGCAAGGATGGAGAATCGCATACGGCCGTGTTTGTTTGTAATCCGAATAGTCCGACGGGAAGAGTCGTGACGGCCCGATCCCTTCGAACGCTGTATCGGAAAATTGAAGAAGCCGGGCTTTGGATGGTAGTTGACGAGGCCTTTATCGATTTTTGCCCTTCGTATTCCCTCATCAAGGAGATTTCGACCGCCAGACGATTGCTCATTCTCAGAAGCTTTACGAAATTTTATGGAATGCCGGGAATTCGCCTTGGGTACCTGGTGGGGGCGCCGGAGACGGTTGCCAGAATACGTCGGCTACTCCCTCCGTGGTCGGTCAGCCATTTTGCGCAGGTGGCGGGTGTCGCGGCGGTAGGTGATGTCCGGTATCGGCAACGGAGTGTAAAATTTATGCGCCAGGAACGACCACGTTTTATAAGACAATTGCGGGCAGTCTCGGGGTTGCGGGTCATTCCCACCTCCGCGAATTTTGTGATGGTGGAGTTACCTTCGACATGTGTGACCGCCGGCCTTGTTGCACGACTGGCCCGACAAGGGATTCTGGTTCGGGATTGTCAGACATTCTCTGGAATGACTCAGCCGGCACTTCGGCTTGCCATCCGTCACCCACGTGATAATAATAGGGTGATTCATGCCCTAAAAAAGGCCTTGCGGGAGGGATGGGATTAG
- a CDS encoding Rieske 2Fe-2S domain-containing protein, with product MSLNFHPVAKIQDLPPGTCQSIELHEHGIALVNLNGVIYAMDNTCPHAGGPLGEGTVAGDFVECPWHGWKFHIKTGVCQKNPSPSWNVPCYEVRVIDGIIHVAQQTPENRQE from the coding sequence ATGTCCTTAAACTTTCATCCGGTTGCCAAGATTCAGGATCTCCCTCCAGGCACCTGTCAAAGTATTGAGCTCCATGAACACGGCATTGCCTTAGTTAATCTCAATGGGGTGATCTATGCCATGGATAATACCTGTCCACATGCCGGAGGGCCACTTGGGGAGGGAACGGTAGCTGGAGATTTTGTCGAATGCCCCTGGCATGGATGGAAGTTTCATATCAAAACGGGTGTATGCCAAAAAAACCCGAGCCCGAGCTGGAACGTACCATGCTATGAGGTACGGGTGATTGATGGCATCATCCACGTCGCCCAACAGACACCTGAGAATAGGCAGGAATAG
- a CDS encoding HNH endonuclease produces the protein MEMTLLLNATYEPLRVVHWQKAINLLWQGKVEVLEFYDRDIRGVSISFKLPSVMRLLNMVKLRSNHHAVKFSRINIFTRDRYTCQYCSTRFRTEELTFDHVVPIAKGGRKTWENIVTACWRCNNRKSGRTPKEAGMKLLKEPVKPKWTPRLTLMIGIRHAPESWRDYLYWNVELDADS, from the coding sequence ATGGAAATGACCCTGCTACTCAATGCTACCTATGAGCCATTGCGAGTCGTGCATTGGCAAAAAGCCATTAATTTGTTGTGGCAAGGAAAAGTTGAAGTCCTTGAATTTTATGATCGGGATATTCGAGGGGTGTCCATTTCCTTTAAATTGCCATCCGTGATGCGTCTCCTCAACATGGTCAAACTCCGGTCGAATCATCATGCGGTGAAATTTTCTCGCATCAATATTTTTACACGGGATCGGTATACCTGCCAATATTGCTCCACACGGTTTCGAACGGAGGAATTAACCTTTGACCATGTGGTGCCTATTGCCAAAGGCGGGAGGAAAACCTGGGAGAATATAGTGACGGCATGCTGGCGATGTAATAACCGGAAAAGCGGTCGTACTCCTAAAGAGGCAGGGATGAAGTTGCTCAAGGAGCCCGTCAAGCCTAAATGGACTCCCCGCCTGACACTCATGATCGGCATCCGCCATGCCCCGGAAAGTTGGCGGGATTATTTATATTGGAATGTGGAATTGGATGCGGATTCCTAG
- a CDS encoding ATP-grasp domain-containing protein, with amino-acid sequence MRKLRVMALMHQDLVPPDDVEHADLAEVEWKTEFDVVSTLRDLGHEVMAVGVRDDLSVIDNLVTDWKPHIAFNLLEEFNGNPEFDQNVVSYLELLGVPYTGCNPKGLVLTRDKGWSKKIMAYHGIRCPEFVVYPMGRVIKWAEEFPFPVIVKSISEEASLGISQASIVHDEDKLKERVEFVHQSVGTSVIVERYIEGRELYVGVLGNRRLQALPVWELHLKNLPPDALPIATARVKWSTKYQKKYGIQSGEVEGLSLKLVRHIQQTAKRVFHILGLNGYARMDFRLDPQEHLYILEANPNAQLAYGEDLAESAERAGISYEALIQRILNIGLSWKPESQR; translated from the coding sequence ATGAGAAAACTTCGTGTCATGGCCCTTATGCATCAAGATCTTGTGCCCCCCGACGATGTGGAACATGCCGATTTGGCCGAGGTCGAATGGAAAACCGAATTTGATGTGGTCTCCACTCTACGCGATCTTGGCCATGAAGTGATGGCCGTCGGCGTGAGGGACGATTTAAGCGTCATTGATAACCTGGTAACGGATTGGAAACCTCACATCGCCTTCAATCTGTTGGAAGAATTCAATGGCAATCCGGAGTTCGATCAAAATGTGGTGTCCTATTTGGAGCTCCTGGGAGTGCCTTATACCGGTTGTAATCCCAAGGGGCTCGTGCTCACTCGTGATAAAGGCTGGTCAAAAAAAATTATGGCCTACCATGGCATTCGATGCCCGGAGTTTGTGGTCTATCCTATGGGGCGGGTGATCAAGTGGGCAGAAGAGTTTCCCTTTCCGGTCATTGTCAAATCCATTAGTGAGGAAGCATCCCTCGGTATTTCTCAAGCGTCTATCGTCCATGACGAGGACAAATTAAAAGAACGTGTTGAATTTGTGCATCAGAGTGTGGGCACGAGTGTCATTGTCGAGCGGTATATTGAAGGACGGGAATTATACGTGGGTGTGTTAGGGAATCGACGTTTGCAAGCCCTGCCGGTCTGGGAACTTCACCTGAAAAATCTTCCTCCTGATGCTCTGCCGATTGCGACTGCCAGAGTGAAATGGAGCACGAAATATCAAAAAAAATATGGGATTCAATCGGGTGAGGTCGAGGGATTAAGTCTTAAGTTGGTGCGTCATATTCAACAAACGGCCAAACGGGTTTTTCATATTTTGGGCTTAAACGGCTATGCACGAATGGATTTTCGGTTAGACCCTCAGGAACATCTCTATATTCTGGAAGCCAATCCCAATGCCCAACTAGCCTATGGTGAAGATCTCGCCGAGTCGGCTGAACGAGCCGGTATTTCCTATGAAGCGCTGATTCAACGCATACTGAATATCGGGCTAAGTTGGAAACCCGAAAGCCAGCGGTAA